From Paraburkholderia sprentiae WSM5005:
GCGGGGCCGGGCGTCGGCACCGTCACGCGCGCGGGGCTCACGCTGCCGGTCGGCGAGCCGGCGATCAACCCGGTTCCGCGCCAGATGATGACCCAGCATCTCGACGAACTCGCCGCGCGTCACGCGTATCGCGGCGGCTTCGAAGTGACGATCGGCGTGGAAGGCGGCGAAGCGCTCGCGCTGAAAACGATGAACCCGCGTCTGGGCATTGTCGGCGGACTGTCGATACTCGGCACCACCGGCATCGTGCGGCCTTTTTCGTGCTCGGCGTATATCGCGTCGATCCATCAGGGCATCGACGTCGCGCGCGCGAACGGCTATACGCATGTGGCCGCCTGCACCGGCAACGCGAGCGAGGACGCGATGCGCGCGCATTACGGTCTGCCCGATATCGCGCTGATCGAAATGGGCGATTTCGTGGGCGCGGTGCTCAAGCATCTGAAGCGCGCGCCGGTCGAGCGTCTGAGCATTTGCGGCGGCTTCGGCAAGCTCAGCAAGCTCGCGGCCGGCCATCTCGATCTGCACAGCCGCCACTCGAGCATCGATCTCGACCAGCTCGCCGCCTGGGCCGCTGCGCAGGGTGCCGATGCCGCGCTGCAAGCGGCGATGCGCACCGCCAACACGAGCCAGCAGGCGCTGGCGCTCGCGCACGCGCAGCAGGTGCCGCTCGGCGATATCGTCTGTCAGCGCGCTTTGGCGGTCGCAACCGAGATCGTGCCGCCGCAGGTGAGCGTCGATATCTTCGCGATCGACCGGCAGGGCAACTTCGTCGGAGCCGCGCGATGACGCGCATCCTGCTGCTCGGCGGCACCGGCGACGCACTGAAGATCGCGCGTCGACTCGCTCCCGCGCATGTGTACAGTCTCGCGGGACTGGGCAAGGTGCCCGACGACTTGAAGTGCGCGGTGCGGGTCGGCGGCTTCGGCGGCAGCGAGGGTCTTGCGCGTTACCTCGCGGGCGAAGCGATCGGCCTCGTGATCGACGCGACCCATCCGTACGCGGCGCGGATCAGCGCGAATGCGGCACAGGCGTGCCTCCTGGCGAATTGCCCGTGCTGGGCGCTGCGGCGTCCAGCGTGGCAGCCGCAAGCCGGCGACGACTGGCGCATGGTCGGCGACTGGAACGAGCTGATCGACGCGCTCGCGCCATTCAGGCGGCCGCTTTTCACGCTCGGCCGCGAACCGCTCGCGCATCTCGACGAGATTCCGCCGCGGCAGTTCTGGACCGTGCGTGTGCTCGATTCGCATCCGGACAGCGCGCGCTCGCGCATCCTCGCGGCGCGCGGACCGTTCACGCTCGACGGCGAACGCGCGTTGTTCGCGCTGCAGGCGTTCGACGTCGTCGTCAGCAAGAACAGTGGCGGCGCCGCGACCGAGGCCAAGCTCGAGGTCGCACGCGAACGTGGCTTGCCGGTGATCATGCTGCGACGCCCGCGCTTGCCCGAGGTCGATCGCGAGTTCGCCACCGTTGCGGATCTTCTCGATGCGTTGTCCCCGGGGGCGCAGGCGGATTCGAGTCATTGAGCCAATCCTGGAGTACTGAATGACAGTGTTTTTTATCGGTGCGGGTCCGGGCGACCCGGAACTGATCACGGTGAAAGGACAGCGCCTCGTGCGCAGTTGCCCGGTGATCCTGTACGCGGGGTCGCTGGTGCCGGCGGCGGTGCTCGAAGGGCACAGCGCCGAACAGGTCGTCAACACCGCCGAGCTCGATCTCGACCAGATCGTCGCGCTACTCGCGGCCGCGCATGCGAAGGGCCAGCACGTCGCGCGCGTGCATTCGGGCGATCCGTCGCTGTACGGTGCGATCGGCGAACAGATCCGGCGCTTGCGCGAGCTGGAGATTCCGTACGAAATCGTCCCCGGCGTGACGGCGACGGCCGCGTGCGCGGCGACGCTCGGTTGCGAGCTGACGCTGCCCGGCGTGTCGCAGACGCTGATCCTCACGCGCTACGCGAGCAAAACGTCGATGCCCGATGGCGAGCAGTTGGCCGACCTCGCGCGGCATCGAGCGACGCTGGCGATTCACCTCGGCGTGCGGCATCTCGCGCGCATCGTCGATGAATTGCGGCCGCATTACGGCGGCGCGTGCCCGATCGCGGTGATCTATCGCGCGAGCTGGCCTGACGAGGAGAAGATCACCGGCACGCTCGACGATATCGTCGCGAAAGTGCAGGGCAGCGCGATCGAGCGCACCGCGCTGATTCTGGTCGGGCAGGTGCTGGCCGCCGAAGGGTTCGCCGATTCGACGCTGTACGGAACGGGCAGTTGACGGCGCGGTGAAAGCCTTTCGGGTGTCAGGCAAGCCGCGTGCATCGTCGATCATAATGTGACGCGGCGCGCGAGCCCGGCCGCCGGCCTGCTGGCGAAACGCGCAGCGCCCAAACGCAAAAGTCCGCAAGTTCTGCACCGCCCCGCGCCGCGCAGACCGCTATCGTGGCGCCATGATGAAGCCCAGCACCGAACGTGATTACCGTCGACGGATCGCTCGCGTGGTCGAGGCCATTCTGCTCGAGCCCGGCGCGCGGCATACGCTCGACAGCCTCGCGGCCGTCGCGCATATGTCGCCGTATCACTTCCACCGGATCTATCGCGCGTTAATGGGCGAGAGCGTCGTCGACACCGTCAAGCGACTGCGGCTCGCCGAGGCGGCGCAGCGGCTGACCGACGCCGCGCAGGTCACCGCGGTCGCGCACGACGCCGGCTACGACAGTCCCCAAGCCTTCGCGCGCGCGTTTCGCGACTTCACCGGTGTGTCGCCGAGCGAGTTCAGGGCGCGGCAGGGGCATCTCGTGGGCAGTCCGGCGGCTTCGGCATTGCCGTCGGTCGAAGTCGCCGAACTCGCGCCGCTCGAGGTGCTGTGCCTTCGCCATGACGGCCCGGTTGGGACGATCGGGCAGACCTTCCGCACGCTGATGACGGCGCTGCGCTGCGACGAGGATGCGCTGCTGCAACAGCGCGTCGGTATCTGCTCGCGCGATGCGACGTTCAGCGGCGCATTTTGCTATCAAGCGGGCATCGTCGCGGGGTCGCAGGCGGCGTTGGGCCATGCGCTGGAACGGCTCGACGAGGCCGCGCAACGCTCGGGTGTCGCCGGGCCGCCGCCGCGTATCGAGCCGTTGCGGCTCGCAGGCGGCCTGTACGCGGTGCACCGCCTCGTCGGCCCTTATGCGCTGATCTCGCCGACTTTCAGAGCGCTGTACAGCGGCTGGCTGCCGCGCAGCGGCTACCGGCGCGATCAGCGGCCGGGACTCGAACTGTATCGAAGCGCGCCCGACCGCGGCGCGCGCCATCCGTGCGTTACCGATCTGCTGATCCCCATTTGCGAGGACTCACCATGATGCGTCGAGGCTGTGCCGCGCTGTCGAGCGCGGCGGTAGTGTCGTTGACTGTGGCATTCTCGGCGGCGCTGTGCGGTGCGATGTGGGCGTCGTTGCCGGCGCAGGCGACCGCGCAAAGCGCCTCTGCCGACTGGCATGTCGGCGAAACGAGCCGCGTGTTTCATCCCGCCGTGGCGCGCAACTGGCGCGGCGCGCAAACGCAGGCGCTGATCACACGCGTCTGGTATCCGGCCGATGCGACGCAAGCCGAGACGCGTCACGATATCGGCGCGCCGGGTCATCCGATCTTCGTCGGCCACGCCGCCGCCGCCGATGCACCACTCTCCGCCGCGCAGCCCCAATACCCGTTGCTGCTGCTGTCGCACGGCACCGGCGGCAGCGCGGACAGTCTCGACTGGCTCGCGGCGTCGCTGGCCGCGCAGGGCTATGTCGTCGCGGGTGTCAATCATCCGGGTAACAACGCGCTGGAACCGCCCACGCGCGACGGTTTCATCCTCTGGTGGGAACGCGCGACCGACCTGAGCGAAGTGCTCGACGGCGTGCTTGCGGATCCGCGTTTCGGTTCGCGCGTGGACACGACGCGAATCGGCGCGCTGGGCTTTTCGCTCGGCGGCTACACGGTGCTCGAACTCGCGGGCGCGCGTACCGATCGCGCCGCGCTGGAGCGCTTCTGCACATCGCCCGAAGCGGATGCGATCTGCTCGCCGCCCGAAGCCGCGAGTCTCGCGCACGAGCCGGGCGCGCCCGCGCTGACGGTCGACGGACTATCGGCCGAAACGAACGCATCGCGCGCGCGTTCGGGCGATTCGTATCGCGATCCGCGCATCAAGGCCGTGTTCGCGATCGCGCCCGCGCTCGGCGAGGCATTCAACCGCTCGTCGTTCCGGGAAGTGACGATTCCGGTCGCGCTGCTCGCGGGCGAGGCCGATACCACCGCGCCGGTCAACACGAACATTCACCGCATCGCGGGCTTCCTGCCGCAAGCGACGGTGACGATGGTGCCAGGCGCGTCGCACTATACGTTCATGGACGTGTGCGAGCCCGCGGCCGTCGAGCGTCTTGCGCCGATCTGCAAGGACGGCCCCGGTGTCGATCGCGCCGCGATTCACGCGCGAACCGCCGCACAGGTGCGCGATTTCTTCGCGGCGACGCTGCCGGCGGGCGGTTCGTAGCCTCGGCGGCGACCGTCAGCGTGACCGGCTGGCGCGCGGGCGCTGATGCCATCTCTCAGGCGAAACACCATCATGGCGGGCATCGACCGCGAACATAGGGCTGTGGGACATGAAGGGCGTAGTATCGGTACGTTGAGCGCGTCGAGGGCCCGCAGCAGGCCGTGCCGCGACGCATCAGCGCGGCCCCCGCGTGGCGGCCGCTCAGGACTATGCACCTTGCGGAGAATGCGTGCTCGCGCCCGGGCCGCAGGCAAACCGGCGCGTTGTGGGCATGACCGTTGCATGTTCAGTTTTTCCTTTGACCCATGGAGGACGATTATGAGGATCGAATTCACCGGACGCCGGGAAGTGGTGGCTGCTGCGCGCGTCGCTTTCGAGGCCAATGTGGACGGGACGGACGTATGGTGCAGCGTGTCGCTCGACGCGCTCAACGACCATTTCGGCAACGGCAGCCCGTCGGCTCACGATCTGGTGGGGACGTTCGAGGCGAACCGCGCCCGCATTGAAAATGCTACGCGGCGGGTGCTCGAACGAAACGGGGGACGGTCCGTGGAACTCGAGACGCGCGACTTCGATTGAGTGACCCGCTTCATTGCATCGGGTAAGGCCCGGCTGCCGGCAGCCGGGTCTTTTTTTATGGCGCGTGCACGCACACCATTAGTTCGCCGGCAATTCGCCGCAGGAGCGTCCGACGATTAGCACGATGATGCGCGCGACGACCGAAAGCCTGCGGTATAGTCGCGGCAATCTTTAAATCCGTCTCTTCGATTCTCTGGAGAATATCGTGCAGGAAATCATCGAAGGTTTGATCCGCTTTCAACGCGAGGTCTTTCCACAGCAAAGTGCACTCTTCAAGCGTCTGTCGACCGCACAGAATCCCAGCACGCTGTTCGTGACCTGTTCGGACAGCCGCGTGGTGCCGGAACTGCTGACGCAGACCGAGCCGGGCTCGCTGTTCGTGATCCGCAACGCCGGCAACATCGTGCCGTCGTATGGCCCGGAACCGGGCGGCGTGTCCGCGACCGTCGAATATGCGATCGCCGTGCTCGGCGTTACCGACATCGTGATCTGCGGCCATTCGAACTGCGGCGCGATGACGGCGATCTCGTCCTGCACGAATCTCGAGCACATGCCGGCGGTCGCGAGCTGGCTGCGCCACGCGGATGCGGCGAAGGCGGTCAACGCGTCACGCCACTACGGTTCCGATGCGGAGCGTCTCGCGGCGCTGGTCAAGGACAACGTGATCGCACAGCTCGGCAATATCCGCACGCATCCGTCGGTGGCGGTCGGGCTCGTGAATAAAACGCTGCGGCTGCATGGGTGGATCTTCAATATCGAAAGCGGCGAGATGCTCGCGCTCGATGGCAACACCGGCGAGTTTTTGCCGCTGGTGGACAATCCGCAAATTTATGCGGTTTGAAGCGCGATCACAGCAGGTTTTCAGTTTGACGGATTAACACGTTGGGCGGCGCAGTTTCGATCCACCGCGCCGCCGGCTCGACCACCTATCAGCTCGACGTCACCAGCGAATCCGACGGCACGATCTTCAACGTACCGGGGCTCTTCGCATCCGGGTTCGACCACAGCAGATGCATGCTCGCCGCTCCCGTACCGTGCACGTACTCGACCTTGATCGACGCGTTCTGCTGCGCGGCGAGCCAGACCTTGCCGGTCGCGGTGCCTTGCGACGTGCTCTGCTTGTCGATCACCTTCACGCCGTTGATCCACAGACGCGCGACGTTGTCGCTGCTGATCGCGAACGTATAGTTGCCACTTTTCGTCGCCCTCAGCGCGCCGGTCCAGCGCACGCCGTAGTTGGTCGCGTTCACACCGGCCGATGCATCAGGCGAATCGGTGCCGCGCTCGGTGTTCAGATCGAAGTCGATCAGCGGCGTGATCGACGTCTTCACCGGCGCCGCGCTGAAGGTCGGATCGTTGTAGTACGCGACCTGCAGCACCGGCAGCTTGACGTCGAAGCCGCCCGTCAGCGCCTGCGTTTCCGATGTTTGCCACGGATGGCCGTCCGGGTAGATCGTCCCTTGGAACGGCGTCGCCGGTTCGACCGTAGCGGGCGCGCTCGGCGTCTGGCCCCAGTGGAAGCGAGTGTTGGTGCGGCCGATCATCAGCTCCCACACGATGAAGCCGGTGGTGCCACCGTAGTTCGCGACGATACCCGGCATCGTCTGACCCGTCGTGCCCGCGAAGCCGCGTTGCAGCGTCTCGGAGTTCAGCGCGTTGATGCTGCTGCCATTGACCGGACCCGTGTACGGGTTGTTGTACGGATGGAACGTATAAAAGTCAGAAAAGTAGGTGCCTTCGTCTTCCTGCACCTGCGGCGCGTTGATCGGCTGCGTTGCGCCTGCGTTCAAGATCGCGATCCGCGCATCGTTCATCATCACCGCGCGCGTGTTCTGCAATGAACCGTTACCGCTGCAGCCCGGCTCATTCATCGTCTCCCAGAAGATGATGCGCGGGTCGTTGCGATGCGGCGCGACGAAGTCGGTGATGTAGCTCGCGAGGCTCTGCTTGTACGTGATCGCCGGGTTCGACGCGCTCGCCTGGAAGTACGCCTGCTCGACCGGCGTTCCCGGCGACTGCACCCACTGGCTGTTGTGCACGCCCCAGACCGGCGCGGGCTGCGGGCCGTATTGAGGGGTGGGGTTCCAGCAGTCGTCGTAGAAGATCGGCGAGACCTTGATGCCATGCCGCGCGGCGATCTTCAGCAGGTTTTCGAATTTGCTCAGGAAGGCGACGCGATCGTTGACCCACACCAGATAGTGCAGGTACACGGCGACCGTGTTCATGCCGTACGTCTGCGCATAGGCGAGTTCGCGGTTGACGATCTCGGGGTCATAGTTCTCCCAGAAGTCGATCGCGTTGACCGCGTTGGACGGCGTGTAGACCGCGCCGACCACCTTCGAGAAATCGTAGACGGGCGAGGTCACGGTCGGATAGGCATGGATCGTGATGTTGCTGAACGACACGCCCACGCCGAAGCGCCGCACGCCGAAGCTGCCCGACTGGAACGCCGCGGGCAGCGCGTTGGTGGCGTCGTTGACGCTCACCACGCGCTGGCCGTCCAGGTCGACGAGGATCGCCTTGCCGCGCGTCGTCACCTTCAGGTGATGCGTGCTGCCGCCGACGATCGAGCTGACGGGATACTGGATGAAATTGGTCCAGTTGTTGTTCTCGCGGCCGACCACGAGCGAGTGCGTGCCGGTGTCGAGACCGATGAAATAGCCGCTCAGGCTGTCCGGGCCGCCCGCGCTAGGGTTCGTCGTGCGCACGACGAAGCCCGCGTTCGCGGGGCCCGTGCCGACCGGCGCGGTAACGGTCACGTCCGCTTCGTACGACGCACTCGCGTAGGCCGAGGCGAGCGCGACGGCCTTGTCGCCGGCGCCGGTGCCGTTGGCGGGCGGCGCGTCGATCGCGATCGTCGATGCACTGGCCCCCGGGCGCCAGGTGCTCGCCGAACCGGGCGCGAGGTAGCTCGTGAAATCGCCGAACGACAGCGTCGTCGTCGAGAGCGGGGCGGGCGGCGCGGGAGGTGCATATGGCGCCAGATTCAGCATCGGATCGGCGATCACGAGCGGCGGGGTGGTCGTGTTCATGCCGACGGGAATGGCCTTGGCGGCCTTGAACTCCTTCTGCACGTCCAGTGCATCGGCCGAAGCCGCGGCGGCGGCCGACGCCGACGAAGCGGCCGCCGCCGTGGCATCGGCCGCGTCGACCTGTTTGTTCGCCAAAGCGGACGCGTTCGGCGATCCGTCATTACCGCCGCAGGCGCTCAGCATCGCGAGCGCTGCAAGCACAAAGTAATTGCGCACATGTATCTCCTAGGGTCCCCGCCTGGTCGATGGTCATAATTATTATTAAATATGCATACGGCGAACAGCGTTGATAGCCGCGCCGCAAGAGCGTGGAAATCGTCATGAATAATATTATTAGTTCTTCGGACCAGTATCGGTGGATTCCCGAATTTGCCAGAACGGGGCGCGCGGGTTATGCGCGCGAGCGCGGGCATAATCCTGTTTCCTGTTACTCACGCCCACAGATCCTCAATGCCGCCCGTCGTCGCCGTCCGCCCGAGCGCCGTACCGCTGCGCAGTGTCGCGCTGATCCTCCTGTCGATGTTCTGCTTCGCGCTCGTCGATGCGCTGGCGAAGTCGCTCGCGCTGGCCTATCCGGCCAACGAGGTCACGTTCTTCCGCATGCTGTTCGGTCTGTTCCCGGCAGTGGCGATCTGCCTGCGCGGCAAGCCGCTCGCGACGCGCTTGCGGCAACTCGACGTGCGCGGGCAGACCGTGCGCGCGCTGACGCTGCTCGGCGCATCGGGCCTGTTCTTCGCCGGGCTGCCGTTTATGCCGCTCAGCGAGGCGGTCGCGATCGTCTATTCGGAGACCTTGCTCGTAATCGTGCTGGCGCCGCTGCTGTTGCACGAAACGCTCAAGCCGCGCGACGCGCTGGCCGCGGCGGTCGGCTTCGCCGGCATGCTGCTGGTGGTGCGCCCGCACGGCTCGCATTCGAGCTGGCTGGGCCCCGCGTTGCTGATCGCCAGTGCGTTGTGCGGCGCGTTGTCGATCATCCAGATCAAGCGCATCAAGGCGAGCGACGATTCGAGCACGACCGTGCTGTACTTCACGCTGGTCGGCACGGCGGTGATGGGCGCGTCGCTGATCTTCGCGTGGCGCACCCCGTCGTTCGATGCACTCGCGATCATGGCCATGCTCGGCGCGCTCGCGACGGCGGGACAGCTGTTGATGACGATGGCGTTTCGCGATGCCGATGCTGGCGCGCTCGCGCCGTACAACTACACGAGCATCGTGTGGGCCGCGCTGTTCGGCTACCTCGTGTGGGGCGAGACGATCGGCGCAATATCGATGCTCGGTATCGCGCTGATCGTCGGCAGTTCGATTGCCGTCGCAATGCGCCGCAAGTCCGAGGAAGGATCACTCGTCTAAGCCGCGCTCGATTCGATCAAAGCGAGCGTTTGAACAGAAGAATGCCAGTCGGTTTCGGACACATCCCCGACCAAAACCGCCGATTCATCGCTCGTTGGGTCTAAAAAAGAAAACACTTCATTCGGATCGCCCACAATTTCACGACAGGGTCGATCGGATGCGAGCGTCGACTTCGTCTGTCGATCTGTCGAAATGGGGGAGACTGCCTTGTATAGCGAACCGAGAATGATCGTGTTGACGGGCCTCGTCTTCGGCGCGGTGACGATTGGCGCCTATGTGTCGCAGCGGGACAACGACTGGTCGTCCGGCCAGGGCGCGAGCCTCGCGGCCGGCGGCGAGCGGGGCGTCAGCGCGGCGGGACAGAGCGAAGGCGGGGCCGGCGCAGCGGGGGGCGCGCTGGTTACGCGTCGCCATGCCCTGCGCGACGACGCGACGGCCTTGCGGGCTCAGCCGGCCGCGTCGATTGGAGCGCAGGCGGGCGACGCTCTCGCCATCGCGGCGCTACAGTTCGCGCGCGAGGCGAACAACGCGCAACCGCAGCCGCAGCAGACGACCGTGCCGCCATCGCCTGCCGTCACGCCGAACCGGACCCAGCCGCCGCCCGCGGCAAAGACCGGGCACGCACACCCTGGCCGCGTTGCGTCGGGCGAGCATGGCAAAGGCGCGTCGGGCACCACGACGAAACCGCGCTCGGCGCAAAGCATTGCGACGACATCGGGTACAAACCATGCACGCGGCGGCAGTCACCGCAGGAGTTCTACTGCCGAGCGGTCTGCGAAGAAAGCGGCCGGCGCCACGCCACAGGCACGGCCATTGCCGCAATACGCAACCCAAGGCGTCGAGTTGCCATGGTCGATGCCGCGCGCGGACCTGACGACCCAAACTGCGACCGCGGTTTCCAGCAACGCCCCCAAGACCCGCGCCGAGGTAGAGGCCGAACTCGTGCGTGCACGTGAGAACGGTACGATGCCGGCGTTCGGCAGACCCGAGCCAACGGGACCTGGGGCGCACTGAACAGGCCTCGCGCCGCGTCCCCGGCAACCGTCAGATCAACGACGCGGCGAGCCGCGCGAAGGTGGCCTCGTCGGTGCGGTCGAACGCGAGCGGCGTGACCGATACGCGACCCGCCGCGACCGTTGCCGTTTCGCTGTCGGCATCGTTTTCGCGCGGGCCGCGCTCGAAGCGCAGCCAGTGATACGGGATGCCGCGCGGGTCGACTTCCGGCAGCACCTCGATGTCCCTGACGAGCCCGACGCCCTGGCGCGTGGGCGTCAGCGGACCGGCGTCGGCCGCATCGACGTCGGGGAAGTTGACGTTCAGGCAAGTCGGCGCCGCATGCTCGATCGCGAGCAACTTGCGGATCACGCCGGGCGCGAGCGTGCGCGCGGTGTCCCAGCGCACACGCTCGCGATCGCTGAACACCTGGCTTAGCGCGAACGACGGCAGCCCGAGCAGCAGACCCGTCATCGCCGCGCCGACCGTGCCCGAGAACATCGTTTCGATGCCGAGATTGCCGCCGCGATTGACGCCGGACAACACGAGCGACGGCGGCGCCTCGCGCATCAGATGACGCACGCCCATCACGACGCAATCGCCGGGCGTGCCGGTCACGCCGAAACGGCGTTCGCCCTGGCGGCTCACGCGCAGCGGCGAATGCAGGCTGATCGAATGCGACGTACCGCTCTGGTCATGCTCGGGCGCGACCACCCAGATTTCGTGCGCGAGCTCGGCGGCGACGGCTTCGAGCACGGCGAGGCCGGGCGCGTCGATACCGTCGTCGTTCGTCAGCAGCACTCGCGGCAGCTTGGATTCGTAAGCGGACATCGCGTCAATCTCCTGTGGGTCGGTGAGTCAATGGTACGGAACGGACGTCCATTATCCGGCTTTGGTCCGACGCGGGTACGATGACGGTGAACCCGCCAACCGAGCCAGGACGCCCAGACATGCAGATCCACCCGTTTGAGATTGCGATCGCCGATCAGGACCTCGACGAACTGCGCCGCCGCATCCGCGCCACGCGCTGGGCGCCTGCGACACCCGCGCCCGCATGGCAGCAGGGCGCCGATCCGGGCTGGCTGCGCGAACTCTCGACCTATTGGGCCGAGCAATTCGACTGGCGCGCGGCCGAACACAGGTTGAACCAGCTGCCGCAATTTCTCGCCGACGTGGACGGCCAGACCGTGCACTTCGCGCATCGGCGCGCGGCTAGTGTCGTGCCCGGCTTGCGCGCGTATCCGCTGGTGATCACGCACGGCTGGCCCGGTTCATTCTTCGAGTTTCACGCGCTGCTCGATCAGCTGTGCGATCCCGCCGCGTTCGGCGCCGATCCCGCCGATGCGTTCGACGTCGTCACGCCGTCGCTGCCGGGCTTCGCGTTTTCGCCTGCGCCCGCGCAGGCCGGCATGTCCGCGTTCCAGGTCGCCGACCTGTGGGTGTCGCTGATGCACGGGCTCGGCTACGAGCGCTTCGGCGCGCAGGGCGGCGATCTCGGCGCGGGCGTGTCGATCGCGTTGGCCGCGCATCATCCGCAGGCGGTGGACGGCATCCATCTGAACTTCCTGCCGAGTTCCTACGAGCCTGCGATCGGCGCGGCGCAGCAGCAGCTGAGTTCGGCCGAGCAGGATTATCTGCGCGAGAAAAGCGACTGGGCCGCACTCGAAGGCGGCTACGCGCATCAGCACAGCACCAGGCCGCTGACCGTCGCCGCATCGCTGAACGATTCGCCGGTGGGACTCGCCGCATGGATCGGCGAGAAGTTTCGCGCGTGGAGCGATTGCGGCGGCGACGTGCACAGCGTGTTCTCGAAAGACGATCTGCTGACCAATATTTCGCTGTACTGGTTCACGCAGTGCATCGGCCCCGCGATGCAGATGTATTGGGAAAACCGCCTGCAGCCGATGCGTTTCTCCGACGGCCCGCGCATCAATACGCCACTCGGCTTCGCGCTGTTTCCGAAGGAGATCAATCATCCGCCGCGCAGTTGGCTCGAACGAAGCTTCAACGTCGTGCAGTGGAGCGATATGCCAGGCGGCGGGCATTTCGCGGCGATGGAAAAGCCCGCGTTGCTCGCGGCCGAGATTCGGAAGTTTTTCAGGCCGTTGCGAAACAGGACTGGCTAAGCGCGCAGGCGCGCAGGCGCGCAGCGCGACACGTGACGCGCGAACAGCGCATGGCCGATTCGCTCGAATCGCGACACACGACTCGACACAGAGAGAACGACAGGATGAGCGCACCTGTCGCGGTGCGGGCGTACGGACAAATGCCAAGCGGGTTTCGCATTTCTCGCTGATGCGGCGCGAGGCATGAGCGACACGCTGGCGGCTATGAATGCTTCGTCCAACGAAGCACTAACAGCGTCGATCACGAACGGCAAAGGCGGTCGTCTTTTTTATTCATCCGGCGCCATCAAGAACATGCAACAAAAATGAGATGCCCGCGACGATTATTGTCAAGGTTTGTCAAAACAACCTTATCCCGATTTAAAGCGGTTGACCGGGACCCATTTCGATGGTCAATTAGCCAGGCGTCGCGAGAAACTCAAAAGAGGTCCAATGGAGCAACACATACAGAAAAGCATCGGCAGCGAGTCGACGGACGAGGAGGTCTGCGGGCTTTGCCGCGTCACGTATTCGATATTCGCCAGCTTCCCCGCAATGCCGTCCGCAGAGGTCATGAACGTCGAAACTGGCGATTTCTTTCCGGTTGATGTGGTCCGTTCGCTTTCATCCGGTCATGACATGACCGAAGCCTTGGGCACTGCATGGGCGTGCAGTTGTCGCAGACGCCCACGGAATCGCTTCGATCAGCGCTTC
This genomic window contains:
- a CDS encoding PA14 domain-containing protein; the protein is MRNYFVLAALAMLSACGGNDGSPNASALANKQVDAADATAAAASSASAAAAASADALDVQKEFKAAKAIPVGMNTTTPPLVIADPMLNLAPYAPPAPPAPLSTTTLSFGDFTSYLAPGSASTWRPGASASTIAIDAPPANGTGAGDKAVALASAYASASYEADVTVTAPVGTGPANAGFVVRTTNPSAGGPDSLSGYFIGLDTGTHSLVVGRENNNWTNFIQYPVSSIVGGSTHHLKVTTRGKAILVDLDGQRVVSVNDATNALPAAFQSGSFGVRRFGVGVSFSNITIHAYPTVTSPVYDFSKVVGAVYTPSNAVNAIDFWENYDPEIVNRELAYAQTYGMNTVAVYLHYLVWVNDRVAFLSKFENLLKIAARHGIKVSPIFYDDCWNPTPQYGPQPAPVWGVHNSQWVQSPGTPVEQAYFQASASNPAITYKQSLASYITDFVAPHRNDPRIIFWETMNEPGCSGNGSLQNTRAVMMNDARIAILNAGATQPINAPQVQEDEGTYFSDFYTFHPYNNPYTGPVNGSSINALNSETLQRGFAGTTGQTMPGIVANYGGTTGFIVWELMIGRTNTRFHWGQTPSAPATVEPATPFQGTIYPDGHPWQTSETQALTGGFDVKLPVLQVAYYNDPTFSAAPVKTSITPLIDFDLNTERGTDSPDASAGVNATNYGVRWTGALRATKSGNYTFAISSDNVARLWINGVKVIDKQSTSQGTATGKVWLAAQQNASIKVEYVHGTGAASMHLLWSNPDAKSPGTLKIVPSDSLVTSS
- a CDS encoding DMT family transporter yields the protein MPPVVAVRPSAVPLRSVALILLSMFCFALVDALAKSLALAYPANEVTFFRMLFGLFPAVAICLRGKPLATRLRQLDVRGQTVRALTLLGASGLFFAGLPFMPLSEAVAIVYSETLLVIVLAPLLLHETLKPRDALAAAVGFAGMLLVVRPHGSHSSWLGPALLIASALCGALSIIQIKRIKASDDSSTTVLYFTLVGTAVMGASLIFAWRTPSFDALAIMAMLGALATAGQLLMTMAFRDADAGALAPYNYTSIVWAALFGYLVWGETIGAISMLGIALIVGSSIAVAMRRKSEEGSLV
- a CDS encoding DUF4148 domain-containing protein, translated to MIVLTGLVFGAVTIGAYVSQRDNDWSSGQGASLAAGGERGVSAAGQSEGGAGAAGGALVTRRHALRDDATALRAQPAASIGAQAGDALAIAALQFAREANNAQPQPQQTTVPPSPAVTPNRTQPPPAAKTGHAHPGRVASGEHGKGASGTTTKPRSAQSIATTSGTNHARGGSHRRSSTAERSAKKAAGATPQARPLPQYATQGVELPWSMPRADLTTQTATAVSSNAPKTRAEVEAELVRARENGTMPAFGRPEPTGPGAH
- the surE gene encoding 5'/3'-nucleotidase SurE produces the protein MSAYESKLPRVLLTNDDGIDAPGLAVLEAVAAELAHEIWVVAPEHDQSGTSHSISLHSPLRVSRQGERRFGVTGTPGDCVVMGVRHLMREAPPSLVLSGVNRGGNLGIETMFSGTVGAAMTGLLLGLPSFALSQVFSDRERVRWDTARTLAPGVIRKLLAIEHAAPTCLNVNFPDVDAADAGPLTPTRQGVGLVRDIEVLPEVDPRGIPYHWLRFERGPRENDADSETATVAAGRVSVTPLAFDRTDEATFARLAASLI
- a CDS encoding epoxide hydrolase family protein; the encoded protein is MQIHPFEIAIADQDLDELRRRIRATRWAPATPAPAWQQGADPGWLRELSTYWAEQFDWRAAEHRLNQLPQFLADVDGQTVHFAHRRAASVVPGLRAYPLVITHGWPGSFFEFHALLDQLCDPAAFGADPADAFDVVTPSLPGFAFSPAPAQAGMSAFQVADLWVSLMHGLGYERFGAQGGDLGAGVSIALAAHHPQAVDGIHLNFLPSSYEPAIGAAQQQLSSAEQDYLREKSDWAALEGGYAHQHSTRPLTVAASLNDSPVGLAAWIGEKFRAWSDCGGDVHSVFSKDDLLTNISLYWFTQCIGPAMQMYWENRLQPMRFSDGPRINTPLGFALFPKEINHPPRSWLERSFNVVQWSDMPGGGHFAAMEKPALLAAEIRKFFRPLRNRTG